Genomic DNA from Cupriavidus pauculus:
CACGAGCGCATCGCGCAGGAACGCGACCCCTTGCGGGCTCAGCGCGCCGGTACGCGCGGCATCCGGTTCTCCGAGCAGCGTGGCCTGGACGATCGCCTGAAAATTCAGCGAGTTGTACGTCGCCGCCTTCACGGCGAGTTGCGCGCGGGGCTTGCGTTCGGCCTCGTAGGTATCGAGCAGGGCTTCCGGCGCCGCGCCGCGCAGGACCAGCGCAAGCTTCCACGCGAGATTGTTGGCATCCTGTACGCCGATGTTCGCGCCATAGCCGCCCCATGGCGAATGCCAGTGCGCGGCATCGCCCGCGAACAGCACACGGTTCTCGCGCCAGCGGCGCAGCAGTCCCGTCGTGTAGTCGAAGCGGTAGGTTTCGACGATCTCGATATCGATATCGGGCATGCCGAGCGCGCCGCGAATGCGCCGGCGCACATCGTCGGCATCGGGCAGTGCCTCTTCGTCGTGGCGGAAGCTGTAGCGCCACAGGCCTGTTCGCGGATGCCTGCTGCCGAACCATCCCGCATAGCGGGGGTCCAGCACGAACGAATGAAAAAAGCCGTCTTGCCCGAGCGTGTCGTCCAGCGATGCCCGGAACTCGGTCAGGATCTGGTTACCGAACGTCGGTCCATGGTCCTCGCCACCGGCCACGCGGCTGCGCACGAAACTGCGTGCCCCGTCGCAGGCGACGACATAGCGCGCCCGGATGTCCTGTTCGTCGTCGCCATGACGCACGCGCACCTGTACCGCGTCGCCGTGCTGCGCGACATCGACGACCTCGGTACCGAAACGTAGCGAGACGTTAGGCCATGCCTCCGCTTGCCTGCGCAGCGCGGCCTCGTAGTCGGAGGCGGGAATCTTGCGCGGGAACACGGGCGAGAGATCCGCCCATTTGCGCGCGTAGTACGCATCGTCGCCGGCGGACTGGCGCACCTCGGCCACCGTGCCGAGCGCCACGCGCAGATAGAAGCCCTGTCCATTGGAGGCGCCGATCGGCCAGCCCGCATTGTCGAGCTGCTGCCAGACGCCCCATTGCCGGTAGAGTTCGGCCGTCGAGGCATGCACGAACTGCCCCTTCGGCAGGGTCGTGGTGCCCGCGCGCTTCTCGCACAGCACGGTACGCACGCCCGCGCGGCCGAGCAGATAGGCGAGGGACAGGCCGACCGGACCGCCACCGCAGATGACCACATCGACCTGCGTCATGCCGTGGCTCCCGTCTTGCCGATACCGGTTTCGGATTGCGCGAGGCGGGCAGGGTCTCTGGACCATTCCGACCAGGAGCCCACATAGAGCCGCGGCGACAGGCCGGCCTCGACCATGGTCATCCAGACCAGCGCGGACAGCACGCCGCCGCCGCAATAGACCGCGATGTCGCCGCCGGGCCGCAGGCCGGCCTCCG
This window encodes:
- a CDS encoding FAD-dependent oxidoreductase, with the protein product MTQVDVVICGGGPVGLSLAYLLGRAGVRTVLCEKRAGTTTLPKGQFVHASTAELYRQWGVWQQLDNAGWPIGASNGQGFYLRVALGTVAEVRQSAGDDAYYARKWADLSPVFPRKIPASDYEAALRRQAEAWPNVSLRFGTEVVDVAQHGDAVQVRVRHGDDEQDIRARYVVACDGARSFVRSRVAGGEDHGPTFGNQILTEFRASLDDTLGQDGFFHSFVLDPRYAGWFGSRHPRTGLWRYSFRHDEEALPDADDVRRRIRGALGMPDIDIEIVETYRFDYTTGLLRRWRENRVLFAGDAAHWHSPWGGYGANIGVQDANNLAWKLALVLRGAAPEALLDTYEAERKPRAQLAVKAATYNSLNFQAIVQATLLGEPDAARTGALSPQGVAFLRDALVRHGANSVLHTGFQLGTTYGGDESDRRDESDGRVAVLRDGAIAPPASLEHYVESTVPGTRAPHVWLRRDDGTLLSTVDLWHGRFTLLVQRGAPAWRAAAARALDTLDIDVDVVDLGPDGPYTPDAEKFDRLYALHDGDALLVRPDGFVARRLTARTAPGPALAETLRRLLGLAPAAKAGAAGAAMSAQPRAISRPVAAPIV